The following proteins come from a genomic window of uncultured Fibrobacter sp.:
- a CDS encoding SufS family cysteine desulfurase produces the protein MTTNNPDTRSLEELAGVPNAAELEQLANEYFPDLTDSAYAATPAAPEVQNASAAQGVSAAQGAAAISQTPAFDWEHPFATYGDQPTSSAPFAYGGNSTDTWLNSVEAPAVPEAEFVSQFGDVPAAPAPAQGYSPKVVSKTQAAQNARPIDAPTSLGGDSVNKAGNANSGSNSRNESIRIGSKTLAQIRADFPILSKQVNGHPLVWLDNGATTQRPQVVIDRLKYYYENENSNVHRGAHTLAAVSTDAYENARNIVRDFIGAPSSQEIVFVRGTTEAINLVANAYVKPTLQPGDEIIVSILEHHANIVPWQLIAEETGAIIKVIPCDSTGQLKLHDYEALFTKRTKFVSVTHVSNVLGTVTPIEELIAIAHRHGVRILIDGAQSIAHIPVNVSALDADFFVFSGHKVFAPTGIGVVYGKKELLEAARPYHGGGNMIADVTFERTIYNGIPNKFEAGTGSIADAVGLGAALQYLSEIGMPCVFRWEHELLQYGLKELKTVKGLHLVGTALNKASALAFKLDGYSDEEVGKRLDAYGVAVRTGHHCAQPVLRHFGYETTVRPTLALYNSPDDIDALVRALKTFA, from the coding sequence ATGACTACGAATAATCCAGATACCAGATCGCTGGAAGAACTCGCCGGAGTTCCCAATGCGGCTGAACTGGAGCAATTGGCAAATGAGTACTTTCCCGACCTGACGGACAGTGCTTATGCTGCAACTCCCGCGGCACCCGAAGTGCAGAACGCTTCTGCAGCTCAGGGAGTGAGTGCCGCCCAAGGGGCAGCAGCCATTAGCCAGACTCCTGCATTCGACTGGGAACATCCGTTTGCGACCTATGGCGACCAGCCGACCTCTTCGGCACCGTTTGCCTACGGCGGCAATTCCACCGATACCTGGCTCAATTCCGTGGAAGCCCCTGCGGTTCCCGAAGCGGAATTTGTGTCGCAGTTCGGCGATGTTCCGGCGGCTCCCGCACCGGCACAGGGTTACTCCCCGAAGGTCGTGTCCAAGACGCAGGCTGCACAGAACGCTCGTCCGATAGACGCTCCGACATCTCTCGGCGGCGATTCCGTGAACAAGGCCGGCAACGCAAATAGCGGCTCCAATTCCCGCAACGAATCGATCCGCATCGGTTCCAAGACGCTTGCACAGATTCGCGCCGACTTCCCGATTCTTTCGAAGCAAGTCAACGGCCATCCGCTTGTCTGGCTCGATAACGGTGCTACGACGCAACGCCCGCAAGTGGTGATTGATCGCCTCAAGTACTACTACGAAAACGAGAACTCCAACGTGCACCGTGGTGCCCATACGCTCGCGGCCGTATCGACGGATGCCTACGAAAACGCCCGTAACATCGTGCGCGACTTTATCGGGGCTCCGTCTTCGCAGGAAATCGTATTCGTGCGCGGTACCACCGAGGCAATCAACCTAGTTGCGAATGCTTACGTGAAGCCGACCCTCCAGCCGGGCGATGAAATCATCGTCTCTATCCTGGAACATCACGCCAACATCGTGCCATGGCAGCTCATTGCCGAAGAAACAGGCGCAATCATCAAGGTGATCCCCTGCGATTCCACCGGCCAGCTCAAGCTGCACGATTACGAGGCGCTATTCACGAAGCGCACCAAGTTCGTTTCTGTGACGCATGTTTCGAACGTGCTCGGAACCGTGACCCCGATTGAAGAACTCATCGCCATTGCCCACAGGCACGGCGTGAGAATCCTCATTGACGGCGCACAGTCTATCGCGCACATTCCGGTGAATGTTTCCGCCCTCGACGCAGACTTCTTCGTGTTCTCCGGACACAAGGTGTTTGCCCCGACCGGTATCGGTGTCGTTTACGGCAAGAAGGAATTGCTCGAAGCGGCTCGCCCGTACCACGGCGGCGGCAACATGATTGCCGACGTGACCTTCGAACGCACCATCTACAACGGAATCCCGAACAAGTTCGAGGCAGGAACCGGAAGCATCGCCGACGCTGTTGGCTTGGGTGCCGCTCTCCAGTACCTCTCCGAAATCGGGATGCCCTGCGTATTCCGCTGGGAACATGAACTGTTGCAGTATGGCCTCAAGGAACTGAAGACCGTCAAGGGTCTGCACCTTGTAGGTACGGCACTCAACAAGGCTTCTGCTCTCGCCTTCAAACTCGACGGTTATTCCGACGAAGAAGTGGGCAAGAGGCTCGACGCCTACGGTGTTGCCGTGCGTACAGGTCACCACTGCGCACAGCCGGTGCTCAGGCATTTCGGTTACGAAACAACCGTTCGCCCGACGCTTGCGCTGTACAACTCTCCGGACGACATCGACGCACTCGTGAGGGCGCTGAAGACGTTCGCGTAG
- a CDS encoding M67 family metallopeptidase, with translation MTNINLCEKTTKQIILAAQKAYPQECCGILIGKIDGAITVSDIREATNQATGEQIQRHFEIDPLFLYQVEREIEGSDLEIVGFYHSHPDCKAILSEQDRRHMIPGLVYVILSVTKDGVADIQYFQN, from the coding sequence ATGACAAACATCAATCTTTGCGAAAAAACAACGAAGCAGATCATTTTAGCCGCCCAGAAAGCCTACCCACAAGAGTGTTGTGGAATTCTGATTGGCAAAATAGACGGGGCCATTACTGTTAGCGACATTCGCGAAGCGACCAATCAGGCGACAGGGGAACAAATCCAGCGACATTTCGAAATCGACCCCTTGTTCCTTTATCAAGTGGAACGCGAAATCGAAGGCAGCGATTTGGAAATTGTCGGTTTTTACCATTCGCACCCCGATTGCAAAGCAATCCTTTCGGAACAGGATCGACGCCATATGATTCCTGGCCTCGTTTACGTCATTCTTTCGGTAACCAAAGATGGTGTAGCAGATATCCAATATTTTCAGAATTAG
- a CDS encoding ABC transporter permease yields the protein MNKTDLNLIIENYLRNPFRSFGLSLLIALLASVLLVGGLLSFSLSKGLNRLSSRLGADVIVIPQGSEINDQTVLLQGDSKYAYLPQGSLEYIRGLDGVEIATPQYFLTTLSSSCCDQKVMIIGFEPASDFVIQPWIHEVLTDKLPKGAIVVGGDISVGEKKTVKFFDHEYPVAATLEPVGNKLDQAVFVDVATLADIREAAKAKGVIFLHQDVKSEGSDSPIYSSVLIKLRAGADIERLSREIHTRFDGVQIRTRKDLFSGLEKSANFLQIVVWSIVALFLVIAVAAIVISFSLSTRERRREYALLRIVGYARKRLRTLVLGESLLVSAVGTYIGLLLSSVAFFTFKIWIGEHVNVPFIVPGNAEIAAVYAVVVLLLHSVGPVAVFGVANKVSKIDAYAALREVEH from the coding sequence ATGAACAAGACTGATTTGAATTTGATTATTGAAAATTACTTGCGAAACCCTTTCCGTAGTTTTGGGCTTTCACTTTTGATTGCTTTGCTCGCCTCGGTGCTTTTGGTGGGCGGGCTTTTGTCGTTTTCGCTTTCAAAGGGCCTGAATCGCCTTTCGTCTCGCTTGGGTGCCGACGTCATCGTGATTCCCCAGGGGAGCGAAATCAACGACCAGACTGTACTTTTGCAGGGAGATTCCAAGTATGCCTATTTGCCGCAGGGCTCGCTGGAATATATTCGTGGCCTTGACGGCGTAGAAATTGCGACGCCGCAGTATTTTTTGACCACGTTGAGTTCTAGCTGCTGCGATCAGAAGGTCATGATTATCGGTTTCGAGCCGGCTTCTGATTTTGTGATTCAGCCTTGGATTCACGAGGTCCTTACGGATAAACTCCCTAAGGGTGCTATCGTGGTGGGCGGCGACATTAGCGTGGGCGAGAAAAAGACCGTCAAGTTCTTTGACCATGAATACCCTGTGGCTGCCACCCTTGAACCGGTCGGCAACAAGTTGGACCAGGCCGTTTTTGTAGATGTGGCGACACTTGCCGATATCCGCGAGGCGGCTAAGGCCAAGGGCGTGATTTTCTTGCATCAGGATGTCAAATCCGAAGGTTCGGATTCGCCGATTTACTCCAGCGTTTTAATTAAATTGCGCGCAGGGGCCGATATCGAGCGCCTTTCTCGAGAAATTCATACCCGCTTTGACGGCGTACAAATTCGCACCCGCAAGGATTTGTTCTCGGGTCTTGAAAAGTCGGCGAACTTCTTGCAGATTGTGGTGTGGTCAATCGTGGCCCTTTTCTTGGTGATTGCGGTTGCCGCGATTGTGATTTCGTTTTCACTTTCGACTCGCGAACGCAGGCGTGAATATGCGCTTTTGCGAATTGTGGGTTATGCCCGCAAGCGCTTGAGGACTCTTGTGCTGGGCGAATCGCTGCTGGTTTCGGCGGTAGGAACGTACATTGGCTTGCTGCTTTCGAGCGTGGCGTTTTTCACTTTTAAAATTTGGATTGGCGAACATGTGAACGTGCCCTTTATTGTTCCTGGAAATGCCGAAATCGCCGCTGTTTACGCTGTGGTGGTTTTGCTTTTGCATTCGGTGGGGCCGGTGGCGGTTTTCGGCGTGGCAAATAAGGTGAGCAAGATTGATGCCTACGCTGCTTTGAGGGAGGTAGAACATTGA
- a CDS encoding ABC transporter ATP-binding protein, which translates to MILNVSNLYKTYTRRGEEFNAVEDVEFFAWSGDFSVIYGESGSGKSTLLSLLSGINRPSQGSIIFNGVDFASLTDAELSAIRNDKIGYIPQESVFLPQFTVLENIFLPRAIREGNKVEVRDISELVDIDIHSKLETLGIAHLVNEMPAELSGGELKRASIVRALVNNPDIVIADEPTSNLDETNAKIVFDLLAELAQSGTSVLVATHDPRGFKYGDRIYTMHKGRLLPNGESDYGGL; encoded by the coding sequence TTGATTTTAAACGTCTCTAATTTATATAAAACTTATACCCGCCGCGGCGAAGAATTCAATGCCGTCGAAGATGTTGAATTTTTTGCCTGGTCCGGCGATTTCTCGGTAATCTATGGCGAATCGGGAAGCGGAAAGAGTACGCTTTTATCGCTCCTTTCGGGAATTAATCGCCCCTCGCAGGGATCTATCATTTTTAATGGTGTTGATTTTGCAAGTTTGACAGATGCCGAACTTTCCGCGATTCGTAACGATAAAATCGGCTACATTCCACAAGAATCCGTTTTCTTGCCGCAATTTACCGTGCTTGAAAATATCTTCTTGCCGCGGGCGATTCGCGAGGGCAATAAGGTTGAGGTGAGGGATATTTCGGAATTGGTCGATATTGATATTCATTCAAAACTCGAAACTCTCGGCATTGCCCATTTGGTGAATGAAATGCCGGCGGAACTTTCGGGTGGCGAACTCAAGCGAGCCTCGATTGTGCGCGCTCTTGTTAATAATCCCGATATCGTGATTGCTGACGAACCGACCAGCAACCTTGACGAAACCAATGCCAAGATTGTCTTTGACCTTTTGGCGGAACTTGCGCAGTCGGGAACGTCGGTACTTGTGGCTACCCATGATCCTCGCGGCTTCAAGTATGGCGACCGCATTTACACCATGCACAAGGGGAGACTCTTGCCGAACGGTGAATCTGATTACGGCGGATTATAA
- a CDS encoding family 2A encapsulin nanocompartment shell protein has translation MANETTDKKVGINALGAKAAYNLANVTKTKPQYGALTPKWLTKFLEFKGLETGLFRVNKVVEGETPLDVLCSQTKKTDIIPEGYVEYETEPREYKLSSISTIINVNTAIEDVYSSPYDQVQEQLGLAIESLRERQESQLINNDDYGLLKNIADSQRIQPRRDDGRPTPDDLDELISKVWKEPSFFLAHPRAIAAFERECTRRGVPPVVIDIAGGKFLTWRGIPLVPTDKLLVDGLKNPKSQGGKTNILLVRTGEAKRGVIGLFQAGLKNEHSRGLSVRFRGIDNKGVASYLLSLYCSAAILADDAIAVLEDVEVGEYYDYE, from the coding sequence ATGGCAAATGAAACTACTGATAAAAAAGTCGGCATCAATGCACTTGGTGCAAAGGCCGCCTATAACCTTGCTAACGTCACTAAGACCAAGCCACAATACGGTGCCCTCACTCCGAAGTGGCTGACCAAGTTCCTTGAATTCAAGGGCCTGGAAACTGGCCTGTTCCGCGTGAACAAGGTCGTAGAAGGCGAAACCCCGCTCGATGTTCTTTGCAGCCAGACCAAGAAAACCGACATTATTCCGGAAGGCTACGTTGAATACGAAACCGAACCGCGCGAATACAAGTTGAGCTCCATCTCCACGATTATCAACGTGAACACGGCGATTGAAGATGTTTACAGCTCTCCATATGACCAGGTTCAGGAACAGCTCGGTCTCGCTATCGAATCGCTCCGCGAACGTCAGGAAAGCCAGCTCATTAACAACGACGATTACGGTCTGTTGAAGAACATCGCCGATTCCCAGCGCATTCAGCCGCGTCGCGATGACGGCCGCCCGACTCCGGACGATCTCGACGAACTCATTTCGAAGGTTTGGAAGGAACCGTCTTTCTTCCTCGCCCACCCGCGTGCCATTGCCGCATTCGAACGCGAATGTACCCGCCGCGGTGTGCCGCCCGTTGTCATTGACATTGCCGGCGGCAAGTTCCTCACCTGGCGCGGTATTCCTCTGGTCCCGACCGACAAGCTCCTTGTAGACGGCCTCAAGAATCCGAAGTCCCAGGGCGGCAAGACCAACATCCTGCTCGTGCGTACTGGCGAAGCCAAGCGCGGCGTGATTGGACTTTTCCAGGCAGGTCTTAAGAATGAACATTCTCGCGGTCTCTCCGTGCGTTTCCGCGGCATCGACAACAAGGGCGTCGCTTCTTACCTGCTTTCCCTGTACTGCTCTGCGGCTATTCTTGCCGACGACGCTATTGCAGTCCTTGAAGATGTAGAGGTTGGCGAATACTATGACTACGAATAA
- a CDS encoding aminotransferase class V-fold PLP-dependent enzyme produces MSNQFSFDTLKLHAGYNPAEHNHAVSVPIYQTTAFTLDTVKRSDDLFYFDSADALYTRLSNPTTDVLDARLTALHPGATGAVTLSSGMAAVTYSLLNVTAGKGRILATARSYGGSFDSFEQIFGETGVKYDIVENPDDPTNFEKLIKEDTKVIYIESITNPNATILDIEAIANIAHKHGIPLIVDNTVATPYLLNPFDFGADVVVYSATKGLTGHGNVIAGAIVETNKFNWKNGKFPQFDGQPHFLVSQQGVPRSFYDVFPDTPFTGRIRAIHLNYLGGAIAPFNSYLVLLGIETLSERLSKSVKSAEKIVEFLEGREEVAWVNHPHAKNSKYKALAAKYFPKGAGAILSFGLKANDRKTIINFLEAVQVFSFQANIGDAKSLIINPSTTTHIELPPAAQKLADIHAETIRLSIGLEDVNDLIADLTQAFEAIAK; encoded by the coding sequence ATGTCAAACCAATTTTCTTTTGATACGCTTAAGTTGCATGCAGGCTATAACCCTGCTGAACACAACCACGCCGTTTCGGTACCCATTTACCAGACAACAGCGTTTACGCTCGACACGGTAAAGCGGAGCGACGACTTGTTCTATTTTGACAGCGCCGATGCGCTGTATACACGACTTTCTAATCCGACAACGGATGTACTTGACGCGCGCCTTACGGCACTCCACCCGGGAGCAACCGGTGCTGTCACGCTTTCTTCGGGCATGGCAGCGGTTACGTATTCGCTTTTGAACGTCACAGCAGGCAAAGGCAGAATCCTTGCAACAGCTCGTTCTTACGGCGGATCTTTCGATAGTTTCGAACAAATCTTCGGAGAGACGGGCGTCAAGTATGATATTGTGGAAAACCCTGACGATCCGACCAACTTTGAAAAGCTAATCAAGGAAGACACGAAGGTTATTTATATAGAATCCATAACGAACCCGAACGCAACCATTCTCGATATCGAAGCGATAGCCAATATTGCGCACAAGCATGGGATTCCGCTGATTGTCGACAACACGGTGGCAACCCCCTACTTGTTGAATCCGTTTGATTTCGGGGCCGATGTAGTCGTTTATTCGGCCACCAAGGGACTCACGGGTCATGGAAACGTGATTGCGGGTGCCATTGTCGAGACGAACAAGTTTAATTGGAAGAATGGAAAGTTCCCGCAGTTTGACGGGCAGCCGCATTTCTTGGTGTCGCAACAGGGCGTTCCCCGTAGTTTTTACGATGTATTCCCGGACACGCCCTTTACGGGCCGCATTCGTGCCATTCACCTGAATTACCTCGGCGGCGCCATCGCTCCGTTCAACTCCTACTTGGTGCTTCTTGGAATCGAAACCCTTTCGGAACGTCTTTCAAAATCGGTCAAGTCTGCCGAGAAAATCGTGGAATTCTTGGAAGGTCGCGAAGAAGTGGCCTGGGTCAATCATCCGCATGCCAAGAACAGCAAGTACAAGGCTCTCGCCGCCAAGTATTTCCCGAAGGGTGCTGGCGCAATTCTTAGCTTTGGCCTCAAGGCAAATGACCGCAAGACCATTATCAATTTCCTTGAAGCGGTTCAGGTATTTAGCTTCCAGGCAAATATTGGCGATGCAAAGTCACTGATTATCAATCCCTCGACCACGACGCATATCGAGCTTCCGCCTGCTGCGCAAAAGTTGGCCGACATTCATGCCGAAACCATTCGCTTGTCGATTGGGCTCGAAGACGTGAACGACTTGATTGCCGACTTGACGCAGGCTTTCGAAGCTATCGCAAAATAA
- a CDS encoding ThiF family adenylyltransferase → MKIYISATLRKFLGGTPQVEIPASCIRKAFAILLDMHPEAQNVFYDENKKLRDFIQVYINGKKLVIDTLWDAELPADTEILLLPAIAGGAPIEESKNHAVESLISDERRKSVSFDDSEVERFGKHLMLKEIGVKGQKRIKASKVLVAGAGALGSAVIQYLAAAGVGTIKVVDFNDVSLENLQSQVLYGSRDLKRPKVASARDKVKNINKNIEFIAEKEQLNASNILEQIDGYDLVVDCSDNYKTRYLINDACALHGIPVVFGAIYQFEGQVGIFNLDGGPCYRCQYPSPPPAGLIPSCSEGGAISPLPGIVGSIQANEALKLILGIGEHLNGKLLHIDSLYLTSRILKVDRSRDCPICGNRHTITDIEEIDYDELCGLKTENEIPVEGFTPEELARKIENSDPMTIIDVREPHERAVLRFPNAIVIPIGQLARRQKELDPNKDTIVICKQGKRSVLAINTLREAGYTGPLYNLKGGIDAIKDIMFSHEGAWL, encoded by the coding sequence GTGAAAATATACATATCTGCAACACTTAGAAAGTTTCTTGGGGGAACACCCCAAGTTGAAATTCCTGCAAGCTGTATCAGAAAGGCTTTCGCCATTCTCTTGGATATGCATCCCGAAGCACAAAATGTGTTTTACGACGAAAACAAAAAACTCAGGGATTTCATACAAGTTTATATCAACGGCAAAAAGCTGGTAATCGACACCCTTTGGGATGCAGAACTACCCGCCGACACCGAGATTCTGCTATTACCAGCCATCGCCGGTGGCGCACCAATAGAAGAGTCCAAAAACCATGCTGTCGAAAGCCTTATTTCGGATGAACGCCGCAAAAGCGTATCTTTCGACGACAGCGAAGTGGAACGATTCGGCAAGCACTTGATGCTTAAAGAAATTGGCGTGAAAGGGCAAAAGCGCATCAAGGCATCCAAAGTCCTTGTCGCGGGTGCAGGCGCGCTCGGTTCTGCGGTAATCCAGTACCTTGCCGCGGCAGGAGTCGGAACCATTAAAGTCGTCGATTTTAACGATGTATCGCTGGAAAACTTGCAAAGTCAGGTACTTTATGGTTCTCGCGATCTCAAGCGTCCAAAAGTTGCCTCTGCCAGAGACAAGGTAAAAAACATCAACAAGAACATTGAATTTATTGCCGAAAAAGAGCAACTTAATGCGTCGAACATTCTTGAACAGATTGATGGTTACGATTTGGTGGTCGACTGCTCCGACAACTACAAGACCCGCTACTTGATTAATGACGCCTGTGCGCTGCACGGTATTCCTGTCGTGTTCGGAGCGATTTATCAGTTCGAAGGTCAGGTGGGTATTTTCAATCTGGACGGTGGCCCGTGCTACCGATGCCAATACCCGTCGCCCCCGCCGGCAGGGCTCATTCCCTCCTGTTCCGAAGGCGGCGCCATTAGCCCGCTTCCGGGCATTGTGGGAAGCATCCAGGCAAACGAAGCGCTTAAATTGATTCTAGGCATCGGCGAACATTTGAATGGGAAACTGTTGCATATTGACAGCCTTTATTTGACATCAAGAATTCTAAAGGTAGATCGCAGCAGAGACTGTCCCATTTGCGGAAACAGACACACCATTACCGATATCGAAGAAATCGATTACGATGAACTTTGCGGGCTCAAGACCGAAAATGAAATCCCGGTGGAGGGCTTTACGCCCGAAGAACTCGCAAGGAAGATTGAAAACAGCGACCCGATGACAATTATCGATGTTCGCGAGCCCCACGAGCGGGCGGTTCTGCGTTTCCCGAATGCCATTGTGATTCCCATCGGTCAGCTTGCCCGCAGGCAAAAGGAACTAGATCCGAATAAGGACACCATCGTCATCTGCAAGCAAGGCAAGCGCAGCGTTCTTGCCATCAACACTTTGCGCGAAGCAGGTTACACCGGTCCTCTTTACAATTTGAAAGGCGGTATCGACGCCATTAAAGACATCATGTTCTCGCATGAAGGAGCATGGCTGTAA
- a CDS encoding O-acetylhomoserine aminocarboxypropyltransferase/cysteine synthase family protein, whose protein sequence is MSIKTSKKSSKISADVTNPANWNFGTKCLQAGWKPKVGEPRVLPIFQSTTYKYEDVDEVERLFALKQSGNKYTRTGNPTVAAFEAKITELEGGVGAVATASGQSAVLLAISNLVKAGDHIVASKAVYGGTYTLLDVRLSKLGVETTFIDPEAPIAELRKAFRPNTKLVFGETIGNPALGVLDFEKFSKLAKEFDVPFLVDNTLATPFLVKPLKHGANVVIHSATKYIDGHAIALGGVVIDGGNYNWNNGKFPDLVNPDAQYANTSYTEKFGRAAYIVKARAQFLRDFGAAQSPFNAFLLNLGLETLHLRMPQHSSNALALAEYLSKHPAVNWVNYPALKSSPNNKRIRKYFDYQGGSGVLTFGLKGGKAAIRSFVKALKVAALVVHVGDARTSVLHPATSTHSQLSPKDRLAAGIPDDMIRVSVGIEDPRDIIADFEQAIKASTTKH, encoded by the coding sequence ATGTCAATTAAAACATCGAAAAAGTCAAGTAAAATCTCAGCGGATGTTACGAATCCGGCAAATTGGAATTTCGGCACCAAGTGCTTGCAGGCGGGCTGGAAGCCGAAAGTGGGCGAACCTCGCGTATTGCCGATTTTCCAGTCAACCACTTACAAGTACGAAGACGTTGACGAGGTAGAACGTCTTTTCGCCCTCAAGCAGTCGGGCAATAAGTATACGCGTACGGGCAACCCGACGGTAGCGGCTTTTGAAGCAAAAATTACCGAGTTGGAAGGCGGCGTGGGCGCTGTCGCAACGGCTTCGGGACAGTCGGCCGTATTGCTCGCTATTTCGAATTTGGTCAAGGCAGGCGATCATATCGTAGCCTCTAAGGCGGTGTATGGCGGAACCTACACGCTGCTTGATGTTCGACTTTCTAAGCTCGGCGTTGAAACGACTTTTATTGACCCGGAAGCCCCTATTGCAGAACTTCGCAAGGCATTCCGCCCGAATACAAAATTGGTCTTTGGCGAAACGATTGGAAACCCGGCGCTTGGCGTTCTGGATTTTGAAAAGTTCTCGAAGCTTGCCAAGGAATTCGACGTGCCGTTCCTTGTGGATAACACGCTTGCAACGCCGTTCTTGGTGAAGCCCTTGAAGCATGGGGCGAATGTCGTCATTCATTCTGCAACCAAATACATTGACGGCCACGCCATCGCCTTGGGCGGTGTCGTGATTGATGGAGGCAATTACAACTGGAATAATGGAAAGTTCCCGGATCTTGTCAATCCCGATGCACAGTACGCGAATACTTCTTACACTGAAAAATTCGGCCGCGCTGCCTACATTGTCAAAGCCCGCGCCCAATTTTTGCGCGATTTCGGTGCTGCTCAGAGCCCGTTCAACGCGTTCCTTTTGAACTTGGGCCTTGAAACGCTCCATTTGCGCATGCCGCAGCACAGTTCTAACGCTTTGGCCTTGGCGGAATACCTCTCCAAGCACCCGGCAGTAAACTGGGTCAACTATCCGGCGCTCAAATCTAGCCCGAATAACAAGCGCATTCGTAAGTATTTCGATTACCAGGGCGGAAGCGGCGTGCTGACCTTTGGCCTCAAGGGAGGCAAGGCTGCCATTCGCTCGTTCGTGAAGGCTTTGAAAGTTGCTGCCTTGGTGGTGCATGTGGGCGATGCTCGCACAAGCGTGCTGCACCCGGCAACAAGTACTCATTCCCAGCTTTCGCCGAAGGATAGGCTTGCTGCAGGAATTCCTGACGACATGATTCGCGTGTCCGTCGGTATCGAGGATCCGCGCGACATTATCGCCGATTTTGAGCAGGCGATTAAAGCAAGTACAACAAAACATTAA
- a CDS encoding ABC transporter substrate-binding protein — protein sequence MKFIQTLLSFAATFTLGFALTACEEEKNEKAAATNESAFKYGTVEIPVSDGTLCIAPFFVAKEKGFFAKEGVDVKFVSANAETRKIGLNNGTYPITNSDFAFFQSVENGVNIKVVEGFHVGCIHLLVKKGSPIRSALDLKGKKIAVNAIGATPHQAATLWLEANGVSAINDVQFLPYADGNLALEALERGQVEAVSLWDPLGSLAAVDGRADVLMDLATDPVFAGRYCCFYYVSGILLEKEPEKIKALLRALEQAHTWISEHPEETVELMQAGKHSAIEDKEFATALIKSYEYQSPEQKIKSGRNLKADLHYFADLLHKVGYLQLNADEFTEKIYREVDWHK from the coding sequence ATGAAATTCATCCAAACATTACTATCGTTCGCAGCCACTTTCACTTTAGGTTTTGCACTCACCGCTTGCGAAGAAGAAAAAAACGAAAAGGCTGCCGCTACCAATGAATCTGCTTTTAAATACGGTACTGTCGAAATCCCCGTTTCCGATGGAACCCTTTGCATTGCGCCGTTCTTTGTCGCTAAAGAAAAAGGCTTCTTCGCCAAAGAAGGTGTCGATGTGAAATTCGTGTCGGCAAATGCGGAAACCCGCAAAATCGGGCTCAACAACGGAACCTATCCGATTACAAACTCCGACTTCGCCTTTTTCCAGTCCGTCGAAAATGGTGTGAACATCAAGGTGGTCGAAGGATTCCACGTCGGATGCATTCATCTGCTTGTTAAGAAGGGCTCGCCGATTCGCTCTGCGCTAGATTTGAAGGGCAAAAAGATAGCAGTGAATGCTATTGGTGCTACTCCGCACCAGGCCGCAACACTTTGGCTTGAAGCAAACGGAGTCTCTGCCATAAACGATGTGCAGTTCTTGCCCTACGCCGATGGCAACTTGGCGCTCGAGGCCTTGGAACGCGGGCAGGTCGAAGCGGTTTCGCTTTGGGACCCGCTGGGAAGCCTTGCCGCTGTTGACGGCCGCGCCGACGTACTGATGGATTTGGCGACTGACCCTGTTTTTGCAGGCCGCTATTGCTGCTTCTATTATGTTTCGGGCATCCTTCTGGAAAAGGAACCGGAAAAGATCAAGGCTCTCCTCCGCGCTCTCGAACAGGCTCACACCTGGATCAGCGAACACCCGGAAGAAACCGTGGAACTCATGCAGGCAGGCAAGCACTCCGCCATCGAAGACAAGGAATTCGCAACCGCACTCATCAAGTCTTACGAATACCAGTCTCCTGAGCAGAAAATCAAGAGTGGCCGCAACCTGAAAGCCGACTTGCACTACTTTGCAGACCTGCTGCATAAGGTCGGATACCTGCAGCTGAACGCCGACGAATTCACCGAAAAAATCTATCGCGAAGTCGACTGGCATAAGTAA
- a CDS encoding DUF4418 family protein, which translates to MKQYKVFVVANLIFGVLLIVLTKLILPVCHPIGGGTMSCEISTTVDAFLGLALLANAVVAAGLLKKKAHLILSAVTLVVGVFVSLVPTVIVGTCQHAQMACHVITAPVLAVFGVLIALFAALNLIYLKLRRRNEQD; encoded by the coding sequence ATGAAACAGTACAAAGTATTTGTTGTTGCTAATCTTATTTTCGGCGTTTTGCTGATTGTGCTTACCAAGTTGATTTTGCCTGTTTGCCATCCGATTGGTGGCGGAACCATGAGTTGTGAAATTTCGACGACGGTAGATGCTTTTTTAGGACTTGCTTTGCTTGCAAATGCCGTCGTTGCTGCGGGGCTCCTTAAAAAGAAAGCACATCTCATTCTTTCTGCAGTAACGCTTGTGGTGGGTGTTTTTGTTTCGCTTGTGCCAACGGTAATTGTTGGAACATGCCAGCACGCTCAAATGGCATGTCACGTGATAACGGCTCCGGTGCTTGCTGTGTTTGGTGTGCTTATTGCGCTTTTTGCGGCGCTGAATTTGATTTACTTGAAACTGAGGAGGCGAAATGAACAAGACTGA